CGGACAATGCAGGGACTTCCGGCACTCACCATTTCCAAAGCCACGCCATGGCGAAAGCCCAACTCCGTGAGTCGCTGCACTTGATCGCTGCGTCCCACAATTTCCGCCACCGCCGCGCGCTGCCCGGCCAACACCCGGCCCAACGGCATGAGCCGCTGTGGTAAAGACGAAGATC
This is a stretch of genomic DNA from Pirellulales bacterium. It encodes these proteins:
- a CDS encoding FeoA domain-containing protein, with the translated sequence MSLNNNTARSSSLPQRLMPLGRVLAGQRAAVAEIVGRSDQVQRLTELGFRHGVALEMVSAGSPCIVRLQGNKLCIRGNELLNVLVECED